The Methanomicrobia archaeon genomic sequence TACGAAAGATGAGTTTACACGGGGTCTGGAGCTCGCGAAGAAGGCCTGCCACGAGATATACGAGTTGCAAAGGGCAGCGCTCTTAGATAAATACAGCGAACGTGCAGGAGAAAGAGGTGAGGAATAACTATGGGTTTTGAAATTGTAGAGGATATCCGTAAGGATTACGTGTACGATCTATTAGGGAGCGGTAAGCGTATAGACGGCCGTGGATTCCTTGATTACCGTGAGATAAGCGTGGAGCGGGATCTGATAAGTAAGGCGGAAGGTTCTGCTCTTGTGAAGTTCGGCGACACGTCGGTCTTAGTGGGCGTCAAGCTCGAGCTAGGTGAGCCTTTTTCTGATGCGCCCAATAAGGGGATCATAATGACCAATGCGGAACTCCGACCGGGAGCATCGCCGGATTTCGAGCCAGGACCGCCGAATGAGAACAGTGTGGAGCTGGCGAGAGTGGTGGATCGAGGTATCAGAGGTTCAGAAACCATCGATTTAGAGAAGCTGTGTATAGCAGAAGGCGAGAAGGTCTGGATGACGTTCATCGATATCCACGCATTGGACAACGACGGGAATCTGATTGATGCCGCGGCATTGGGTGCTATTATTGCTCTTTTGCATGCCCGCGTACCAAACGAGCGATTCGGGATAACCGGGGCGGACGATACGCTTACGATCAGGGACACGCCAGTGGCGGTAACAGTAGTAAAAATCCGGGATGCTTTTCTGGTAGACCCGAACTTGTCTGAAGAAACCGCAGCTACCAGCAAGTTAACGGTGATTTCAAATGCCGATGGCACGTTATCAGGCGTGCAGAAGAGCGGCCGCGCGGGTCTAAATGCAGACGAGATAGCCGAGATGGTAGATATAGGAATAGAGAAGGCAGGTGAACTAAGGGTAAAGTATTTAGGATAAACCGGAGAGCATCTCCCATCTCAGGATAAGGTTGGGGCGAATATTCTAAAACTCCTCTCGTCATGGGGTTCCGAATCTGGATAAGCGCGCTTATCTTCTCTTTCCCTTTTTGCGGGCTTTAGTTACGTTACAGAGGGCACGGTAGGTGGTGTAAAAGTTTATTTTGTCTGAAGTTAAAGTATCTAATGGTGAGAGCGGTTACGATGTTGGAAGCGGATAATCCACTGGTAAAGGAATATTTCAAGAAGATGATCGGGGATGAGGGCGTGCGAATAATGGAGAACATTCCAGGTGGAGAGATAACGGATGAGGAGATTGCGAAGCGAAGCGATACCAAACTCACTGCGGTAAGAAAGGTTTTGTACGTGTTATATGAGGGCAGGATCGCCGAATACCGGACCGAACGAGATGACACTACTGGCTGGATCACCTATTGGTGGAGCTTCAATCACGACAACATCAGGCGAATGATGGAAGAGGAGGCGGATGCCACGCTCAAGGGGTTGCGAGAGCAGCTTGAATACGAACAGAACGGCGAATTTTACCGATGCCACTGTCAGTCTGTTTTATTTGAAGAGGCTGCGGAGCGAGAATTCTGGTGCGAGGAATGCGAATCAACCTTTGAATATTTCGATAACGGTAGTTTAGTAACCGATATAGAGAAGCAGATAAAAGAGCTAGAGAAGTGGAAGAAGAACTTAGAGAGGAAATAAAACGCGATTGTATCGGGTTACTGCGAGCGGCCGGCTGTGACGAGGGCGTTATCAACCATTGCACTGCGGTTGCCGAGCTTGCATTGGAGATCGCTCAGCATCAGCATAACGATATGGTAGATGAAGCGCTGGTTTTAAGGGGCGCGTTACTCCATGATCTTGGCAGAGCGCGGTCGCACGGTATCGACCACGGGTTGGTGGGTGGCGAGCTGGCACGTGAGCTGGGGCTGGACGAGCGTCTGGTGCGGATAATACAGAGGCATGTCGGCGCGGGAATAACAGCTGAAGAAGCGAAGGAATTGGGATTGCCTCCTGTAAATTTCGTGCCGGAGACGATGGAAGAGAAGATCGTCGCGCATGCTGACAATCTCATCGAAGATCAAAAGAGGACGAGCATAGAGGCGGAACTATCAAACGTAAAAGCGAAATTAGGCGAATCGCACCCATCGATAAAACGACTGATCGCGCTCCATAAGGAAGTACTAGGGCAGAAAGAACGTAACGTAGAGTAGAGTAACGTAACGTAGAGCAGAGCAAAGCAGTTGAAAAGCTCACCCGTTATTTAGTTAGTTTAGTTAGGTTGGGGTGGGGGTATGCACGGTCTTTTTCGTTATCGCTTCAATGCAAGTTCCCGCAGCTTATCTTTCACATCCAACTTCGTAATCACGACATTCGAGGGATGTATGGGTCGTGGCACTTCGGACAGATCAGACCGTGCGACAACGATGCCTTCCATCGTTATCTTCTCCTTCTGCGGGTCGACGGTCCTTACTTTACCTTCCTTTCCTTTATCATCGCCCCGTATCACCCGTACCGTATCCCCTTTTCTCACGGGGAAGTTCCTTCTCCCGTATTTACCTTGAAGCTCCTCGGAAAGCGGTGCAGTCATGAACTTGTGTCGTACATGCAGTGGTGCGTTATACCTTTCCTTTCGCTGCTTCCTCGGCTGCTTAGACTTATCGGTGGCTTTCATCATTTTTATCGCTTCCTTTATCCCTCTTCTTGTGACGGTTTCTTACACGGTCACTATACCCTCTTTCGCTTTTATTCTTATAAATTTTTAAACGTTATACGTGCTTGGGGATCTGGGATTGATCCTCTCCGATTTAACCTTCTCAAGTATAAGATAAAAGGCTTGGAGCGTTGATGGATAGGTATGCGTGATTACGATGTTGTCGTGGTGGGTGGCGGTCCCGCAGGCTGCATGGCTGCGAAATATGCGGCAAAGGCAGGTGCGTCCACGCTGATCGTTGAGGACGATGCGGTGATCGGCGAGCCAGTCCAATGCGCGGGACTTATAAGCACACGAGCACTAGCGGAGAGTGAGCTCGGGCATCGCAACGCATTTATACAGTGCGAAATACGAGGTGCGGTTGTTCATTCGCCTTCCTACGACTTAACGCTTGAATCACCGACGCAGAGGGCGTTTGCCATACGGCGTGATGTCTTTGATCGGGAATTAGCGAAAGCGGCGCAGAAGGCAGGTGCAGACCTCATGCTCAAGAGTAGAGTCAAACGGGTGCGGCAGCGAGCGGGTGAGGG encodes the following:
- a CDS encoding exosome complex protein Rrp42, which codes for MGFEIVEDIRKDYVYDLLGSGKRIDGRGFLDYREISVERDLISKAEGSALVKFGDTSVLVGVKLELGEPFSDAPNKGIIMTNAELRPGASPDFEPGPPNENSVELARVVDRGIRGSETIDLEKLCIAEGEKVWMTFIDIHALDNDGNLIDAAALGAIIALLHARVPNERFGITGADDTLTIRDTPVAVTVVKIRDAFLVDPNLSEETAATSKLTVISNADGTLSGVQKSGRAGLNADEIAEMVDIGIEKAGELRVKYLG
- a CDS encoding TIGR00295 family protein yields the protein MEEELREEIKRDCIGLLRAAGCDEGVINHCTAVAELALEIAQHQHNDMVDEALVLRGALLHDLGRARSHGIDHGLVGGELARELGLDERLVRIIQRHVGAGITAEEAKELGLPPVNFVPETMEEKIVAHADNLIEDQKRTSIEAELSNVKAKLGESHPSIKRLIALHKEVLGQKERNVE
- a CDS encoding 50S ribosomal protein L24 is translated as MMKATDKSKQPRKQRKERYNAPLHVRHKFMTAPLSEELQGKYGRRNFPVRKGDTVRVIRGDDKGKEGKVRTVDPQKEKITMEGIVVARSDLSEVPRPIHPSNVVITKLDVKDKLRELALKR
- a CDS encoding transcription factor, translating into MVRAVTMLEADNPLVKEYFKKMIGDEGVRIMENIPGGEITDEEIAKRSDTKLTAVRKVLYVLYEGRIAEYRTERDDTTGWITYWWSFNHDNIRRMMEEEADATLKGLREQLEYEQNGEFYRCHCQSVLFEEAAEREFWCEECESTFEYFDNGSLVTDIEKQIKELEKWKKNLERK